From the Leptolyngbya sp. O-77 genome, one window contains:
- a CDS encoding cyanophycinase, whose translation MKDTELDAALHQRFAEGVVIAGTSAGAAMMPDMMIVEGEGESNPRPESAKMDRGMGFFPGVVIDQHFAQRGRIGRLLSAVAQQPAILGFGIDENTAIVINAHEVEIIGEGSVTIVDVSELTHNNVDELLMDEPLALCGAKLHILPHGYRFNLDTRSCVC comes from the coding sequence CTGAAAGACACCGAGCTAGATGCGGCGCTCCACCAGCGGTTTGCCGAAGGGGTGGTGATCGCCGGAACCAGTGCCGGAGCCGCGATGATGCCCGACATGATGATTGTGGAAGGAGAAGGCGAGAGCAATCCCCGTCCCGAATCTGCCAAGATGGATCGCGGCATGGGCTTCTTTCCGGGCGTGGTGATCGACCAGCACTTTGCCCAGCGCGGCCGGATTGGTCGCTTGCTGTCGGCTGTGGCGCAACAGCCAGCCATTCTGGGGTTTGGCATTGACGAAAACACGGCGATTGTGATCAATGCCCACGAAGTCGAGATAATTGGCGAAGGATCGGTCACCATCGTCGATGTGTCGGAGCTAACGCACAACAACGTGGATGAACTGCTGATGGATGAACCACTGGCCCTCTGCGGCGCAAAGCTGCACATTTTGCCACACGGCTATCGGTTTAATCTGGATACTCGTTCTTGCGTTTGCTAG
- a CDS encoding hydantoinase B/oxoprolinase family protein — MTTQGWQFWIDRGGTFTDIVARRPDGRVVVHKLLSENPERYADAPIQGIRDVLELPPDAPIPAEQIATVKMGTTVATNALLERQGDRTLLLITKGFRDALRIGYQNRPNIFARQIILPEMLYERVIEVDERLSAQGEVLISFRPLETGLVEELQDAYTAGIRSCAIVFLHGYRYPDHEQQAAELAQQIGFTQVSVSHQVSPLMKLVSRGDTTVVDAYLSPILRRYVDRVAAELGVTAGSGDSPQPKLFFMQSNGGLTDAALFQGKDSILSGPAGGIVGAVKTSQQAGFSKIIGFDMGGTSTDVSHFSGEYERTFETEVAGVRLRAPMMAIHTVAAGGGSICQFDGARYRVGPASAGAHPGPACYRKGGPLTVTDCNVMLGKIQPQFFPAVFGPEGNLPLDAAVVREKFTALAAEIGTRTGDAQLPEQVAEGFLAIAIEKMASAIKKISIQRGYDITEYTLCCFGGAGGQHACRIAESLGISQIFLHPYAGVLSAYGIGLADVTTIREQAIEAPLTDAQRPEIERVLQELAIAARRDLQQQGIAAASDTPLHTDTQVEIRPKVHLRYEGTDSALIVEYASLNDMRDAFSRLYRQRYGFTMEHKPLIVEAVSVEAIHASEITRVEPSKPDGVNDLKTDFAQNTTAIATVSMHTGGITYDAPVYQRQDLREGDRLIGPALIIEPTSTNVVEPGWMAELTSGGMLILKKYDDSRTQEESGADFPLATHSASGSPDPVMLEIFNNLFMAIAEEMGITLQNTSYSVNIKERLDFSCAIFDQQGQLVANAPHIPVHLGSMSENVRALIAARGNAIKPGDVYVSNNPYNGGTHLPDITVITPVFQPMNPNAEAASSTPLFYVASRGHHADIGGITPGSMPPNSTHIEQEGVLLDNVLLVENGQFREAEMSEILTTGSYPVRNLAQNLADLQAQVAANERGVRELHRMVAHYGLDIVQDYMQHVQDNAEESVRQVIVNLSRQVQPNGDMRMLNRQFTYLLDNGEHLQVAIALNPQERSACIDFTGTSPQQANNFNAPLAICKAVVLYVFRTLVDADIPLNAGCLKPLEIVVPEGCLLNPKYPAAVVAGNVETSQAIANCLYGALGVLAASQGTMNNLTFGNEKYQYYETICGGSGAGPDFDGTDAVQTHMTNSRLTDPEVLEWRFPVLLRRFEIRSNSGGAGRHRGGNGVIREIEFREPMTAAILSSSRQVAPFGLAGGEPGATGRNWVDREDGRREDLTSCAEVQMHAEDALVIETPGGGGFGVAK; from the coding sequence ATGACGACACAAGGCTGGCAGTTTTGGATTGATCGGGGCGGCACATTTACCGACATCGTGGCGCGGCGACCGGATGGGCGGGTGGTGGTGCATAAGCTGCTGTCGGAAAATCCAGAGCGCTATGCCGATGCGCCGATTCAGGGCATTCGCGATGTGCTGGAGCTGCCGCCGGATGCGCCGATTCCTGCTGAGCAGATTGCGACGGTGAAAATGGGCACGACGGTGGCGACAAATGCGCTGCTAGAGCGGCAGGGCGATCGCACGCTCCTGCTCATCACCAAAGGCTTTCGGGATGCCCTGCGAATTGGCTACCAAAACCGTCCTAATATCTTTGCACGACAAATTATCTTACCTGAGATGCTCTACGAGCGCGTGATTGAGGTAGACGAACGCCTCAGCGCCCAAGGCGAGGTGCTCATTTCGTTTCGTCCGCTAGAAACGGGGTTGGTGGAAGAGTTGCAAGATGCCTATACAGCGGGCATTCGCAGTTGCGCGATTGTGTTCTTGCACGGCTATCGCTATCCTGACCACGAGCAGCAGGCGGCAGAACTGGCGCAGCAAATCGGCTTTACCCAAGTGTCGGTTTCTCACCAGGTCAGCCCGCTGATGAAGTTGGTGAGTCGGGGCGATACAACGGTTGTGGATGCCTATTTATCCCCAATTTTGCGGCGCTATGTGGATCGAGTGGCCGCCGAGTTGGGCGTTACGGCAGGTTCCGGCGATTCCCCCCAGCCGAAGCTGTTTTTTATGCAGTCCAACGGCGGCTTGACCGACGCAGCGCTGTTTCAAGGGAAAGACAGTATCTTATCCGGCCCGGCAGGCGGCATTGTGGGCGCAGTCAAAACCAGCCAGCAAGCGGGTTTTAGCAAGATTATAGGCTTTGACATGGGAGGCACCTCTACGGACGTGTCGCACTTTAGCGGCGAGTATGAACGCACCTTTGAAACCGAGGTGGCAGGCGTGCGGCTGCGGGCCCCGATGATGGCGATTCATACGGTGGCGGCGGGTGGCGGCTCGATTTGCCAGTTTGATGGGGCGCGATATCGCGTGGGGCCGGCTTCCGCAGGCGCACATCCGGGGCCTGCCTGCTACCGCAAGGGTGGCCCACTGACAGTGACCGATTGCAACGTGATGTTGGGTAAGATTCAGCCGCAGTTTTTTCCAGCGGTCTTTGGCCCGGAGGGAAATCTGCCGCTAGATGCCGCAGTGGTGCGGGAGAAATTCACGGCACTGGCGGCGGAGATTGGAACCCGTACTGGCGACGCGCAATTGCCCGAACAGGTGGCTGAAGGATTTCTGGCGATCGCCATCGAAAAAATGGCCAGCGCCATCAAAAAAATCTCCATTCAGCGCGGTTACGACATTACCGAATACACCCTCTGCTGCTTTGGCGGCGCGGGTGGGCAACATGCCTGCCGGATTGCCGAATCGCTGGGCATCTCGCAAATTTTTCTGCATCCCTATGCGGGCGTTCTCTCGGCCTACGGCATTGGGCTAGCGGACGTGACGACAATTCGCGAGCAGGCGATAGAAGCCCCCCTCACGGATGCCCAGCGACCAGAGATAGAGCGCGTGTTGCAGGAATTGGCGATCGCCGCCCGCCGAGATCTCCAGCAGCAGGGCATCGCCGCCGCATCAGACACCCCCCTGCACACAGACACGCAGGTGGAGATTCGTCCTAAGGTTCACCTGCGGTACGAAGGAACAGATTCTGCGCTGATTGTAGAATACGCCAGTCTCAACGATATGCGAGATGCATTTTCACGGCTCTATCGACAGCGCTATGGATTCACAATGGAACACAAACCGCTGATCGTTGAGGCTGTTTCCGTAGAAGCAATTCACGCTTCTGAGATTACAAGGGTAGAACCGTCAAAACCAGACGGAGTGAATGACCTCAAGACAGATTTTGCTCAAAACACAACCGCGATCGCCACGGTTTCCATGCACACAGGCGGCATCACCTACGACGCGCCCGTGTATCAGCGGCAAGACCTGCGGGAGGGCGATCGCCTGATAGGCCCAGCCCTGATCATCGAACCCACCAGTACCAATGTCGTTGAGCCTGGATGGATGGCAGAACTCACGTCTGGTGGAATGCTAATTCTCAAGAAATATGATGACAGCAGGACGCAAGAAGAGTCTGGAGCCGATTTCCCTCTCGCAACCCATTCTGCCTCTGGTTCGCCTGATCCGGTGATGCTGGAAATCTTCAATAACCTGTTTATGGCGATCGCCGAAGAGATGGGTATCACACTACAAAACACCAGCTACTCGGTCAACATCAAGGAACGGCTAGATTTTTCCTGCGCCATCTTTGATCAACAGGGCCAGCTCGTTGCCAACGCGCCCCACATCCCGGTTCACCTCGGCTCCATGAGCGAAAACGTCCGCGCCCTCATTGCCGCTAGGGGCAATGCGATTAAACCCGGTGATGTATACGTGTCCAACAATCCCTACAACGGCGGCACGCATTTGCCCGATATCACGGTGATTACGCCTGTGTTTCAGCCGATGAACCCAAATGCAGAAGCCGCTTCCTCGACTCCCCTCTTCTACGTTGCCTCTCGCGGCCACCACGCCGACATCGGCGGCATCACGCCCGGTTCCATGCCGCCCAACAGCACCCACATTGAGCAAGAAGGCGTGCTGCTGGATAACGTGTTGCTGGTGGAAAACGGACAATTTCGCGAAGCAGAGATGTCAGAAATCCTAACAACCGGATCTTATCCAGTCCGAAATCTGGCGCAAAATCTAGCAGATTTGCAGGCGCAGGTGGCCGCCAATGAGCGCGGCGTGCGGGAACTTCACCGCATGGTTGCCCACTACGGGTTAGATATCGTGCAGGATTATATGCAGCATGTTCAGGACAACGCCGAGGAATCTGTTCGACAGGTAATTGTGAACCTAAGTCGGCAGGTTCAGCCGAACGGTGATATGAGGATGTTGAACCGTCAGTTTACCTACCTGCTGGATAATGGAGAGCACCTTCAGGTGGCGATCGCCCTGAATCCTCAAGAACGTTCCGCTTGCATTGACTTTACAGGCACATCGCCCCAGCAGGCGAATAACTTCAACGCGCCGCTGGCCATTTGCAAAGCCGTCGTGCTGTACGTATTTCGCACGCTGGTCGATGCTGACATTCCGCTGAATGCAGGTTGCTTGAAACCATTGGAAATTGTCGTGCCGGAAGGCTGTCTACTGAATCCCAAATACCCTGCCGCAGTGGTGGCAGGCAATGTAGAAACGTCGCAGGCGATCGCCAACTGTCTCTACGGGGCACTGGGGGTCCTTGCTGCCAGTCAGGGCACAATGAACAATCTCACCTTTGGCAACGAAAAGTATCAGTACTACGAAACCATCTGCGGCGGCTCTGGCGCAGGCCCCGACTTCGACGGCACCGATGCCGTGCAGACCCACATGACCAACTCGCGCCTCACTGACCCCGAAGTGCTGGAATGGCGCTTCCCTGTGCTGCTGCGTCGGTTCGAGATTCGCTCCAACAGCGGCGGCGCAGGGCGGCATCGCGGCGGCAACGGCGTAATTCGCGAGATCGAGTTTCGCGAACCCATGACTGCCGCGATTCTCTCCAGTTCTCGCCAGGTCGCGCCCTTCGGGCTGGCAGGCGGCGAACCCGGCGCAACCGGACGCAACTGGGTGGATCGGGAAGACGGCCGCCGCGAAGACTTGACCAGTTGCGCCGAGGTGCAAATGCACGCGGAGGATGCGCTGGTAATCGAAACGCCGGGGGGCGGTGGGTTTGGAGTTGCAAAGTAG
- a CDS encoding ABC transporter permease, whose translation MLRTARTLLSVYYAYMVEYRAELILWVLAGSLPLILMGVWMEASQGGQFGLSPVEFARYFLAVFLVRQFTIVWVVWDFERDVVEGKLSSRLLQPLDPGWHYFASHIGERFARVPFAFVLVGLFFWLYPQAFWLPSLGNFLLGSAATALAFLLRFVMQYTVSMLAFWIEKASAIEQFWFLIYLFFSGVVAPLEVFPPLARQIVEWTPLPYLVYFPASIFVGLPGNYLHGFLITLAWIALFYGLNRWLWRRGLRHYSGMGA comes from the coding sequence ATGCTCCGCACCGCCCGCACGCTCCTGTCCGTCTACTACGCCTACATGGTGGAATATCGCGCCGAGCTAATCCTGTGGGTGCTGGCAGGTAGTCTGCCGCTGATTCTGATGGGTGTGTGGATGGAGGCATCCCAGGGCGGGCAGTTTGGGCTGTCGCCGGTGGAGTTTGCGCGATATTTTCTGGCGGTGTTTCTGGTGCGCCAGTTCACCATCGTCTGGGTCGTCTGGGACTTTGAGCGAGACGTAGTGGAAGGAAAGCTGTCGTCGCGCTTGCTGCAACCGCTCGATCCGGGTTGGCACTATTTCGCATCACATATTGGTGAGCGCTTTGCCCGCGTGCCGTTTGCCTTTGTGCTGGTGGGGCTGTTTTTTTGGCTCTATCCGCAGGCGTTTTGGCTGCCGAGTTTGGGCAATTTCCTGTTGGGGTCGGCGGCAACGGCGCTGGCGTTTTTGCTGCGCTTCGTCATGCAATACACCGTGTCGATGCTAGCGTTTTGGATTGAAAAAGCCAGCGCGATTGAGCAGTTTTGGTTTCTTATTTATCTTTTCTTTTCTGGCGTGGTAGCTCCGCTAGAGGTGTTTCCACCGCTGGCTCGTCAGATTGTAGAGTGGACACCGCTTCCTTATCTGGTTTACTTTCCTGCGAGTATCTTTGTCGGGCTACCCGGAAATTATCTACACGGGTTCTTGATTACGCTGGCGTGGATTGCGCTGTTCTATGGGCTAAATCGCTGGCTGTGGCGGCGTGGGCTGCGACACTATTCTGGCATGGGCGCTTAG